From the Fervidobacterium thailandense genome, one window contains:
- a CDS encoding SufS family cysteine desulfurase: protein MRLGVWSDKEWECIKSEIPVLDRTVNGKRLVYLDNAASTLKAKSVIEKMADFYLYHYSNIHRAVHTLASEATMAYEQAREKVAQFLNAQPEEVIFTSGTTMGINLLVNSFVRSGLLKEGDVVLLTQVEHHANLVPWLRASKFHGFRIDYIQADEKGVISKEAIEKATSVKPKIVSITAQSNVTGQELPLDFVREAFPNAVLIIDGAQLVPHKKINVRALNIDFLVFSAHKMMGPTGVGVLYGKKELLERMEPFLYGGEMIDKVTFEDATFNILPYKFEAGTPHIAGVVGFGYTLDFLENLGFEKIEKQVEILSRYLVDSFSKLDFLELYGPLDDSHHSLVSFNVQGVHPHDVSHVLDQMFGIATRSGHHCAQPLMSVLKRGSKIDFPNSTVRASVYFYNTMDDIDTLVEGLKYVRKMFVG from the coding sequence ATGCGCTTGGGAGTGTGGTCGGATAAAGAATGGGAGTGTATTAAAAGCGAGATACCAGTTCTTGATAGGACCGTTAATGGTAAGAGGCTTGTTTACTTAGATAACGCGGCGAGCACGTTGAAAGCCAAGTCCGTCATCGAGAAGATGGCGGACTTTTATCTTTACCACTATTCGAATATCCATCGTGCCGTGCACACATTAGCTTCCGAAGCGACGATGGCCTACGAGCAAGCCCGTGAGAAAGTAGCCCAGTTTCTCAACGCGCAACCAGAGGAAGTGATTTTCACGAGTGGGACGACGATGGGTATCAACCTTTTGGTTAACTCTTTTGTGCGAAGCGGACTTTTGAAGGAAGGAGATGTTGTTCTACTCACGCAGGTGGAGCACCATGCCAATCTCGTACCTTGGCTCAGAGCTTCGAAATTTCATGGTTTCAGAATTGACTACATCCAAGCAGACGAAAAAGGTGTTATCTCGAAAGAGGCGATAGAAAAGGCCACGTCGGTTAAGCCAAAGATCGTCTCGATAACAGCACAATCGAATGTCACAGGTCAGGAACTACCTTTAGATTTCGTAAGGGAGGCTTTCCCAAACGCAGTGCTGATAATTGACGGTGCCCAACTTGTCCCGCACAAGAAAATCAATGTGAGGGCCTTGAACATCGACTTTTTAGTTTTTTCTGCCCACAAGATGATGGGACCAACAGGTGTGGGTGTGCTATACGGCAAAAAAGAACTTTTGGAAAGGATGGAACCGTTCCTTTACGGAGGAGAAATGATAGACAAGGTCACCTTCGAAGATGCAACCTTTAACATATTACCCTACAAATTCGAAGCGGGAACGCCACATATCGCTGGAGTAGTAGGGTTTGGTTACACATTGGATTTCCTCGAAAACTTGGGTTTCGAAAAAATCGAGAAACAAGTTGAAATACTGAGTAGATACTTGGTAGACAGCTTTTCAAAGCTCGACTTCCTCGAACTGTACGGTCCTCTTGACGATTCACATCACTCTCTGGTTTCGTTCAACGTTCAGGGTGTCCATCCTCACGACGTTTCACACGTTTTGGACCAAATGTTTGGAATCGCAACACGAAGCGGACATCATTGTGCTCAACCGCTGATGAGTGTACTAAAACGTGGCTCCAAGATAGATTTTCCCAATTCAACGGTGAGAGCAAGTGTTTATTTTTATAACACGATGGACGACATAGATACTTTGGTAGAAGGACTGAAATACGTGAGAAAAATGTTCGTTGGATGA
- the sufU gene encoding Fe-S cluster assembly sulfur transfer protein SufU, with amino-acid sequence MIYSEFIMDYSKLKKFVGKIENATKVEEGKNLSCGDEVTLYLLLDGDRIVDAKFEGHGCAISQASTNVMIEQIIGKTKEEALELLKNAENMILGKEFDAGLLGPVVNFYDVKNYPMRVKCFLLPWKTLEMALEKK; translated from the coding sequence GTGATATATTCCGAATTCATAATGGACTATTCCAAGCTGAAAAAGTTCGTTGGGAAGATCGAAAATGCCACGAAGGTGGAGGAGGGGAAAAACCTCTCGTGTGGTGACGAGGTAACTTTGTACCTGCTCCTGGATGGGGATCGGATCGTTGATGCAAAGTTCGAAGGTCACGGCTGTGCGATCAGCCAAGCATCCACAAACGTTATGATCGAGCAAATCATCGGAAAGACGAAAGAAGAGGCTTTGGAACTTCTCAAGAATGCCGAAAATATGATCCTTGGTAAAGAGTTCGACGCGGGACTCCTGGGACCCGTTGTGAACTTCTATGACGTTAAGAATTACCCCATGAGAGTAAAGTGCTTTCTGTTGCCGTGGAAGACGTTGGAGATGGCTCTGGAGAAAAAATAA
- a CDS encoding glucodextranase DOMON-like domain-containing protein, producing the protein MLRLLRKLLGVFLVLTTVVMLGAVRVEDGKVVFTFTWKDAQTVHLAGTFNNWSTTANPMVREGDTWKAVLELKPGTYQYKYVINGGKMWKEDPEAPGYTDDGFGGKNGVFTLALRDGKLVILAPAPKLEGKLEVNPDRIENIHVEENTYVVIKYYNPKARYVFIAGSFNNWSTNTHECYSSGDGWWEAVLELTPGIYQYKFVVDGKEWVVDPNAPAYVDDGFGGKNGVFEVYKENGILKVRVPHVEAEEEEKPAVAEVKEKNIGAVEYEIDGKLSEKEKKAVSFVGKDVLKEVYIARTSTAAYVAIVLDKPARDYINQNVLIEVYSNAPRMLTPNRSTFNKTVLPKEVAFRFSINMRTWQARRRGSFFASAGDDSWVLQANVFRAAVDDVVEMEIPYDILGIKSGNEFNIFVVVSVEGKDVAIVPTEGLITVKAPTLISGDVIAKFIDKVGDDYGFGTYTYPKDPAFAPYKGLWDIVEVTVLENDEAYVFSVKFAEMTNPWGAPKGFSHQLINIYLDTKPGGRTDTYKEGARVQFREPWDYFIKIAGWPDYGQVFATAEGKEISDAINYEADIGDKTVHIIVFKKYLDVKTGINAYILSLSQDGYGTDHIRPVTASASQWTLGGYPTDSKDYAPFVLDIIVPEGYKQEEILKSYVPGSRYATLIPVKVK; encoded by the coding sequence ATGTTGAGGTTGTTGAGAAAGCTTTTGGGAGTTTTTCTGGTGCTTACGACTGTTGTAATGCTTGGTGCCGTCAGGGTGGAGGACGGTAAGGTAGTTTTCACGTTCACTTGGAAAGATGCTCAAACTGTTCATCTGGCTGGAACTTTTAACAACTGGTCCACGACGGCAAATCCAATGGTGAGGGAAGGAGACACCTGGAAAGCGGTTCTTGAGCTTAAGCCTGGAACTTACCAGTACAAATACGTTATCAACGGTGGAAAGATGTGGAAAGAGGACCCAGAGGCACCAGGTTACACCGACGATGGTTTCGGCGGAAAAAACGGTGTGTTCACGTTGGCACTACGTGATGGGAAGTTGGTTATCCTTGCACCAGCTCCGAAGCTTGAAGGGAAACTGGAGGTAAACCCTGATAGGATTGAGAACATCCATGTTGAAGAAAACACGTACGTTGTCATTAAGTACTACAATCCAAAGGCTCGATATGTTTTCATTGCAGGTAGTTTCAATAATTGGAGCACAAACACGCATGAGTGTTACAGTTCCGGTGATGGATGGTGGGAAGCAGTCCTTGAATTAACACCTGGGATCTACCAGTACAAATTCGTTGTCGATGGAAAGGAATGGGTGGTCGATCCCAACGCGCCTGCGTACGTTGATGATGGATTCGGGGGAAAGAACGGAGTATTTGAGGTGTACAAAGAAAATGGAATTTTGAAAGTCAGGGTACCGCACGTTGAAGCCGAGGAGGAAGAAAAGCCGGCTGTTGCTGAGGTGAAGGAGAAGAACATAGGTGCGGTTGAGTACGAGATAGACGGTAAACTTTCCGAAAAAGAGAAGAAAGCTGTTTCGTTTGTTGGAAAAGATGTACTTAAGGAAGTCTATATAGCACGTACGTCAACTGCCGCGTATGTAGCAATCGTTCTTGACAAGCCAGCCAGGGATTACATCAATCAAAACGTACTCATCGAAGTTTACTCGAACGCTCCGCGCATGCTCACACCAAACAGATCCACTTTCAACAAAACGGTGCTTCCAAAAGAAGTAGCGTTCAGGTTTTCGATCAACATGAGAACGTGGCAAGCACGAAGAAGAGGTTCGTTCTTCGCATCAGCTGGTGATGATAGTTGGGTTTTGCAGGCGAACGTCTTCAGGGCAGCAGTCGATGATGTGGTTGAGATGGAAATACCGTACGATATACTCGGAATAAAGAGTGGCAACGAGTTTAATATCTTCGTCGTTGTTAGCGTTGAAGGGAAAGATGTTGCGATTGTTCCTACCGAAGGTTTGATAACGGTTAAAGCTCCAACGCTCATTTCAGGTGACGTGATAGCTAAGTTCATCGATAAGGTTGGCGACGATTACGGCTTTGGCACGTACACATATCCGAAAGATCCAGCATTCGCGCCGTACAAGGGCCTTTGGGATATTGTTGAGGTCACGGTACTCGAGAACGATGAAGCGTACGTTTTCAGCGTTAAATTCGCCGAGATGACCAATCCGTGGGGTGCTCCAAAGGGATTCTCGCACCAGCTTATTAACATCTACTTGGATACCAAACCTGGTGGTAGGACGGATACCTACAAAGAAGGGGCACGCGTGCAGTTCAGAGAGCCGTGGGATTACTTCATAAAGATCGCCGGTTGGCCCGACTACGGGCAGGTCTTTGCCACAGCGGAGGGTAAGGAAATTTCTGATGCAATCAACTACGAAGCCGACATTGGAGATAAAACAGTTCATATCATAGTTTTCAAGAAGTATTTGGATGTTAAAACGGGGATTAACGCTTACATACTTTCACTCAGCCAGGATGGTTACGGAACGGACCACATAAGGCCAGTAACCGCGAGCGCTTCTCAGTGGACGCTCGGTGGGTATCCGACTGATTCGAAAGATTACGCTCCGTTCGTTTTGGATATCATCGTTCCAGAGGGTTACAAACAGGAGGAGATATTGAAATCCTACGTGCCTGGTTCAAGGTACGCAACGCTCATTCCTGTGAAGGTAAAATGA